The stretch of DNA TTACCGCCCTTCCCCGCGACTCGTCACTCATGTCGGTGTCCTCGGACTCGATGATGTTGATCAACTCGCGGAGGGAACGTCGTTCAGGGCCCTTAACCGTATCGACCCACGTGTCCGAATCGACCCCCGTCTCCGCTTCGAGGTTCCTCTTCTTCTTCTCATCCCGCAGCCGCCTGCGGTGGAGTGCGATCTCCTCGACCATCCGCTTGAGCTGCGTACGAATGCTAGCGGCGTCGGGATGGTCCCAGTTGACCGCTCGCCTGTCAGTGGCCACCACGTCGGGTGTGATCGCGTCCAGGCTGTCGGCTGAGACGTATCCGGTCAGGTAGGCGTATGCATAGCTCGAATCCGACGCACCGAAAAACTCGGGCTCATTCGCCAAGCGCCCGTTCGTGTACACGGTTATTCCACGCATCTGCGTGGGCAGCGGTTTCTCGGCTGCTACGACGGCTCCGGTCAGACCGACGGCCACCGAGTCCTCGCGGTTCGCTTCCAGATCTTCCGGTACGCGCCATCGGAATTCACTCGTTACCGAGTTCAGGCGAAGGTCGCGGGTCACCGGCAACTCCTGGCCGTCCCGGCGCACCACCACGAGCTCAACCTCGCTGTCGCTGTACTGGAACAATCTGGACAGACTCTCCGCCAAGTCCGACGGCGAGACCTCGCTCCCACGAGTGAGCCGTGAGACCTCCACCGACGTACCGTGGTCGGCCACCTCGCCGCTCTCGGTTGTTGAGTCCGGTCGATAATCGCCGTCATGCGTACCGATGAGGTCGTCCCAATCCATCGTCACGATGAGTCGTTCCCCTGTGCCGACGCGGCTCGTGGTCACGACGACGCGATGGCCGATGCCAAACAGCGCGAGCTTGCCTAGGCCCTTCTTGCCAGACACGGTGCGACGGCCGCTCTCCGATCTACCCGTGGCACCTCGACCGCGACGATTCCGACCGATTCGCAGGTACTTGTCGCGGACATCCGCTCGCGACATGCCGTGGCCGTTGTCCTCCACCACGATCTTCTGCTCAATGCCCGTGCCGATCACCCGAACCACGATCCGGGTGGCGTCCGCGTCGTACGCGTTGGCCACTAGCTCGGCCACCGCGTTCGGCAGCCGCGAGTACATGTTCGACCCGAGATGCTCGATGGTGTGGGGGTCGAACGAAAGGTGCAGGTCCTGGTCGGCCGCGGCAGCGTCTGCGCGTCCACTTCTTTTCACGGGGCAGTCCCATCACAGCACGGTGCGGCACGGAAGCCGCACCACAAACATCCTCATCTTGAATCAGTTTCGAAAAACGGCGAGCTCTCGGTGATGAGCACGATTTCTGGCAGCCCGACCGGACTAGTCACGCGACTCCTCCGCATCCGATCCTTCTTTCGGTGCGATCTCCCCCGAGAACGACATTTTGCGCCTGAGCCAAGCCGTCTGTTCCGCCAACACGTCGGACAGAGTACCCGTGTCACCGTTCCGGACCGGGAATATCGCGTCGATTCCTGGAATGCCCCTCGATCGTTCTCCCGCCGAATCCACCATCGCAATGATCGACTCGTGCAGAGCGGTACGGAGCTCGGTGTCCAGATGTTCCTCATCGAGTGCTTCGAAGAGCACGAAGGGGGCCAAGCGCAACAGCCTTTTCAAGAAGTCGCGGAGCACGTCCCGCTCGGTGGCGCGCCCCCTCAAAGCACTGAAATCGACCTCGCTCCAGACCCGCAGGATCGCCTTCACCAGATATGGGCTTCCCCCGAGAGCCTTCCGCCGTGCGTAGATCTGGTCGAAGGCCGCCTCGCCCAACCCCTCCAAGGCCGAGTACGGCGACGGCGAGTCGGGCGTATACACGAGCTGAGCCCGCCACCACATACGTCCGAACACGTGCCGGGTCAAGTCGGTGCCCAGAACGCGATCTCTGGGTGGGGAGGGGTAGCGCCAGAACGCCACATCTGGCAGCACCATCAGAGCCAGAAACGCCCACACATCACCTGACGCGGCCTCAGCCGGGGTCAGACCAGCCTGACAGTGCAGGACTTCCGCCAACTCCCGATCGAACTCGGCGTTTCCCCGCTGTCCTGCTCGCTCCGGAAAGCCCGCCTTCTCCGCGACCTCCAGTACCCTGCTACGCACACTCTTCAGATCTTCCTCCGACACGCGATCACCGCCCGTCGCCGTGAAGACCGCGGACTCGTGGGACGAGCGAACGCGACCAGCAAGTTCGTCGATGCTCAGCTGCCGGTACTCCTGGAACAATGGCTTCGCCTGACCGCTGAGCAACCTAGGATAGAGGCGATTCATGACGGCACCTCGAACAGCTTGACCGCGTGTTGCACATCGGATGCGAAGAAGTTCGGATACTGCTCCCGCCTGCGCCGCATCTCCTCGATCGATGTCTCCGGGAAGAGACGTCGGTACAGGGCCTGCAAGGCCGCCCCCAACGTCTCATCGGTGAACGCCGCGCCATCGTAAAAATCTTCCGAGCTCAAGGCGTGCTCCAACATGGTGCGAGTGACGTCCGCCCGAATCGCGGAGAGCACGAGTCGGTCCGTCTCCCCGGGCCGCTCGGCCCGCCCAACCGCTGCGACGGCCGCCGCGTTCTGCTCATTGACCAGCAACAGCAGCGAGCCCATCGCGGCGCCCTCCAAGTTGTCGCCGATTTGCAGGTGCCACGCGGCATCGCCCGAAAACGAGGTGCGGGCGAAGTCGATGACGGCGATGGGAAATTGCGGAGCGTCACCCTGCAAACGCACCTCATGCCGGTCGCTCCACAGCACTGATCCGGCTCGCCGGGGTGAGGCCAGGCTCGGTGCTTCCCCGCAGTGCGCGAGCACCAGCGCGGTGTCGAGCAACAAGGTCCCACCGAGGTCCGTTCCACGCAAAGGAACCAGCAACTCGACCTCCCGGGTACCCGGCCCTTCTAGGGGGACGCGATGTCCTGGTCCACGCAGGTTGGAGCCGGACGAGGTCCACACCGCGGAGAGCATCAACCGTGAATCCGCTCCCAATCCGGATTGGGAGCGGACCGCATCGACTTCCACCCGCACCGTACGACGCAGGTCCAAATCCATCAGGTAGTCCCAGTTCGCCAGCTCGGTCCGTAACGGGACGTCTCCGTCCTGGGTGGACATCCGCCAGGCTTCGGGAGTGACGAGGTCCTGCGACGGCGACCGGTACGGAAGGGCACGACGGTTCACGACCGCACCGCCTTTACAGACAGTTCGATCTCGGTCATGGTGTCCGGCGCCGGCCGGATCAGGACCCGCAGACATCGTTCGGGATCGCCCTCGGTCACCAGCACCGGTTCGTCGGACGACACCGCGCCGCCATCGCTCCACCCGAGCAGTTCCGGCATCGCAGCTCCGACAGGCGGTTCAGTCTCCCGGCCCTCGCCCCCCGCGATGGCAACCCCGAGTTTGACGTGCACCTGCTGCGGTCCCGGAACCGGCAGTCGAAACTCTTGGACCAGTACAGCCGCACCTTCGTGTTCGTCGAAGAACGGTTCGCCGAGGTATTTGAGTCGTGGGCGCCGCCGCGGTTTCGACGTCATCTCGTCAGGTCCCTCGACCTCACCGCCTCCCGAGTTACCGGTCGCACCACCTTCGTGAGGCTTCAGCCCTCCAGCGGGTTCCGTCAAAGGCGCGCATCCGGGCCTCGCCGATCCCACCGGCTCGACCAGTTCGTCCGCATCTTCCTCGCCCTGGTCTGTGTGCGTCCGCGGCGGCGTTCTCGTGGAACCGGGAGGTCCGTACGCCGTGGCTCCACCGAGTCCCCATGAGCCGCCGACGAGCGGGGACAGCACGGAGCTGGCCGCACCGAGCGCCATCTTGGCGGATCCGCCGCGCGTGGTACCGGTGAGTTCGAGCAGCCTGCCGACCGACTCCTTGATCCTTGTGAAGGTGGTGCGCACGAAGGTCCCGTCGGAGTGGCCGAGGAACTGGTGGTTCCACGCATCGTGAGTGGGTGGTTCCGACTTGGCGTACGTGTCGTCGAGCTCGCTGTTCGCACGAAAGACGCCCGCATACGACAGGAACTCGCTCGGCGGTTTGGGGCCTGCGTGGTAGGTGACGACCAGTTCGGCCGAGCGCATCAGACACACGTGGTGCGACTGGCTCTCGATGCCGGCCGCGCGCGATGCCTCTGTCGGTTCCAGCGGCGGCGTGTGCCGTTTCTCCAGGCCGAGCCGACCGAGGCGTCGTTTCGGCTTGCCGCAGGAGAGAACTTCCCCGGCTGAGCCTGCCATCTTCTCGTACGCGGCGACGAACATGTTCAGTGGCCGGGTGGTGCGTGGGTCGGGCACTTCGCAGTCGACCCCGTCGCACGTGACGCCGAAGCGCATCGGCGGTGCGCCATCGTGCCCGTTGAGCATCTTCGGCCAAAGCTGCCAGGTGATGGTCTCGGCAAGGTGGTCGGCAACCTCGCGGGGAGTGCGTCCTCCGGCGTCGGAGTCCGAACCATCGAATCGAGGATCGATCATGACGATCGTCGTGCCCGTCTCTTCAGGCCCGAAGGAATCGAGACCGAGCTTTCGAGCGACTTCCTCGGCCGCGGCGTCCACCAACGGGTCGATGACGTCCCCCGCGGTGTCACCCCACCAGTGCCTGCCGGTGTAGCGCTTGCCGACGCCTTCCCCCTTAGCCAGGTAGCTGTTCCACAGCGCACAAGCAATGAGCCTGGTCTCGTATCGACCTTCATCCACTCGACAGCGGGTGTGTAGCAACACCGTGCCCGCACCGGATATCAAGTAGAAGATACCCTTGCCGAATCCGTACGTCCCGCCTCCAAGCGCGTTGTCACGAGGCTCGCCGACGTTGCGGACGAATGAGACGAAGTCGTGGCTCTTGTCGGCCGCGCTGTCCGCTCGGGTCGGACCTCCCAGTCCGCGGGTTCCACGGTCCGAAATGGACATGGTGCGTATCTGAGCTCGGCGGAGCGACTTCCGCAGCGGCAGCTGCGAGTCGTCCGGAGCGTTCGATTGCAACAGATCGCGCCATGCGTTCGCGTGCGCCGGGCCGATGGTGCGCAGGTCGATCCTGTAATCGACGGGGGTGTCATCGGAGTTTCGGGCGTCCCAGCTGTTCTGCGCCGATTCCCGAACCAGAATCGTCAGCAGGTCGAGGCTCGGGCGTCCCAACTGGTTGCGAATCCCCTCGGCTGCGCTCGCACCCTCGGGCGGGAACGGCTGCGAATACCACCTCGGATGCGTCATGCGGGCTCAGCGACAAGTCGTTCCACGTACGCGGCAATCCCTTTCGGGAGAACCGGAGCAGGCGGTTCAGTGGACAGGTCGATCGTGTAAGCGATGTACGGCACCTCACCCACAGTGCTCGACTCCAAGACCCTTCCGCATGTCAGCCATGGAGAACCCTCGTCCGCGGAGAAGTATCCCGCCTCGAACAACAGGATCAACACGGCGCTCTGGTCATCGCAAGCATTGAGCCCTCGTTCGATCAGTCCAAACATGCTTTCCCTTCCACACCTGTTCGTTCGAGCCGAATCCAGATCAACGGGCGACTGTCCTTGGTCGGATTGTTCGGCGAACTGCTCGTCCTTGCGCGGCTCCCGCAGTTTGACGCCAGTCCTCACCGGCTTTGGCGTGGGCCGCCCGGACATACGTTTCGGACGTTCCGGGATCAGCAAGCGAGTGCTCGTCATCCACCGCGGCCGCGAGCGGGCTGTTACCGGTGCGGACCCGGAGTTCGGCCACGCGCGTACCGACCGGTCGTCGGTCGGTCGCCGCGTGTCCAACCTGCCCCCAAAGATCATCGAGGAACCTTCGCGGAATCTCGTACCTCACGAACCTCCTTCGAGGGCATCGAGATCTTCCTCCTCCAGCTCCACCCGGGAGAGGTCGGCGGACACGTAATTCCACTCCCACTCCACCTGGCTGTCCTCGGTGCTGGGTTTGGGGAAGACGAGTCCGACTCCGATCGCGTGCTCGGGGAGGTTCAGCGTGTACCTCCGCTCCGGCCTCTCTGCCCTCTTGTGGGTGGGCTCGGAGACTTTGTCGATCGCGTATAAGACGAGCAGCCCCGTGTTGGGCAACTGCCTACGCCTCTCGTCTCCGATCGTCCGCTCGTTGATGGATCCCACATCGCCAACGAGGTCGACGGCGGCATCCCGACGACTCATCAGTGTCTTGATATCCACAGACGACTGCTCGCCCGAGGTCAAGCCGGAGCGGATCACACGGCCCACGGCGACATCCGGGGCGAACTCGAAGGCTCGCGGAGTGTCCGGTGAATCGATCGTGTTCCCGACGATCGCGATGTTCCACCGGCCCAACGCTCCCGCTTTGCGCACGCGCTTCTCGATGTACTGGATCAACAGCTCGGAATTGCACTCCTGCGACTCTGTGTGGAAGTCGTACGCCTCGAGGAAATCGATCATGTAAGTGTGCGGGACGCCCCGGAAGATGAAACGCCCGGCGCTCTCCTCCTGCCGCGTGCAGCTGCGCACAGCGGCTGCAACCAAACGCTTGGCCGCATCCTGGTTCCCCCGCAACCAGTTCGCATCCTTCTTGAAATACCTAGTCTGCACGCGTTGGCCGCCGTACGCCGACGCCGCGCGCACCCCCGGCGCCATCTTAGCCGCGGCTGTGACCCTTAGCTGCGGGTGCAACCGGAGACGAACGGCGAAGGAGAGCGGGGTTTCGTCCTCGGTCATGTAGACCTCGATGTCACGCCGCATCTCAGCCTCGACGGTCGCGACGTGCCGGAACCAGTTCTGCAGCTGATCGGTCATCCAGATGCGTGGCAGGTCGGCGTAACCGGAGCGATACCCGAACCACCGCCCCATCTGGAGTAAGGTGTCGTAGGCAGAAGCCGAGCGGACGAAGTAGCTGACGGACAGTCCTTCGAGGGTCAAACCGCGCGAGAGAGTGTTGCCGCCGACCACGATGGCCACGACCGGCCCGTTTTCGTAGTCGAGCCGGTCTTCGCTGGCGTAGTTGTCCATGATGATTCGGCAGTCGTCGAGCACGCCGGGCAACTCGGCCAGCAACTTCTCGAACGGCACCGGTTGCTCCCCGAAGTCGTCGGCGGGAACCTGCGCGATCTCTTGCTCCCAGAGGTCCTTTAGCTCGGACTGCACGTCCCCATCATCCAACGAGGATTTCAACTTCTCCACCAGGTGCGCCAGCGGCGCCCGGAAGCTGTTGTGCACGCTCGTGTGAACATCGGTATGGATAAGCATCGTGTTGTGCGGGTTCCCCGAGCCACGAACTCGGCGAGCCGCTGTCACCAGCCAGAAGTAATGCACCGCGTTCCGTAGGGTGCTGGTGATCGTCGGGACGAAATCGTCGGCCTCCGTCGATTTCGCAGGACGAACGAAGGCGACGTCGTCGTCAGGTATATCCCGGATCATGCGGTACCCGCCGGGAACGTCCTCTGGATCCTCGCCGTCGACGGGCTCGCGGCCGAACAGGACCTCCGTGCCGAAGTAACCGTCCGAGTCCGCCGGTTTCGGAAGGTTGACCACGAAATTGCGCGGGTACAGGTCCTCCGCGACGGAAGGGTCGATCAGCAGATTTGCGAAAGGCGAGGCCGTGTAGCCGACGTAAGACGCCTTCGGCAACTTCGTGAGGATTTCGAGGATCAACGGATTGATCGACTTGGTAGCGACCGAAGCCTGATCCGCCTCGTCGTCGATGATCAACGCCGGGCAGTCCTGCAAGTGGTCCACGCCGGCGGCCAGCCAATCGGCCAACTTCCGCAGCACTGCCTTGTTCTTCTTCACCACACACAGGATCCTGGTTCGGTTGCTGTGCCCGAAGTAAGATGCCGGGTTGGCGTGCGGGGTAAAGTCCTTATCGAGTCCGGTCAGCTGCGACCACAACGTTCGATTGGGTTCGACAAGCTGGTGCACCAAACGAGACTGCGTCTGCCTGCGCAACCCGTTGTGGATTCCCGCGAGCACGATGAACAGCTTGTACCCACGATCGGCGGCTTTCGCCATCACGGAGGTGAAGTTGGTGGTCTTACCGGACTGCACGTAACCGACGACTAAGCCGCGGGAATTGAAGGACCGCTCGCGGGGATGGTTCAACAAGGAGACGATCTTGGAGGACGAGTCGTCGAGACTGCTAATCGCATCCGCGGACATCCCCTTTGCGAGCAGCTTCTCCAATGCTGGCCAACACTTATCACCCGCTTGAGGACCAAGGTACCAGGTATCGTGC from Saccharopolyspora sp. SCSIO 74807 encodes:
- a CDS encoding Z1 domain-containing protein; its protein translation is MSDEFDGQYETFRALLESFPPAEALKRLQQLGIGHDVVDRIRSRHEAHSVEIRDIPEARSVTMLKHDTWYLGPQAGDKCWPALEKLLAKGMSADAISSLDDSSSKIVSLLNHPRERSFNSRGLVVGYVQSGKTTNFTSVMAKAADRGYKLFIVLAGIHNGLRRQTQSRLVHQLVEPNRTLWSQLTGLDKDFTPHANPASYFGHSNRTRILCVVKKNKAVLRKLADWLAAGVDHLQDCPALIIDDEADQASVATKSINPLILEILTKLPKASYVGYTASPFANLLIDPSVAEDLYPRNFVVNLPKPADSDGYFGTEVLFGREPVDGEDPEDVPGGYRMIRDIPDDDVAFVRPAKSTEADDFVPTITSTLRNAVHYFWLVTAARRVRGSGNPHNTMLIHTDVHTSVHNSFRAPLAHLVEKLKSSLDDGDVQSELKDLWEQEIAQVPADDFGEQPVPFEKLLAELPGVLDDCRIIMDNYASEDRLDYENGPVVAIVVGGNTLSRGLTLEGLSVSYFVRSASAYDTLLQMGRWFGYRSGYADLPRIWMTDQLQNWFRHVATVEAEMRRDIEVYMTEDETPLSFAVRLRLHPQLRVTAAAKMAPGVRAASAYGGQRVQTRYFKKDANWLRGNQDAAKRLVAAAVRSCTRQEESAGRFIFRGVPHTYMIDFLEAYDFHTESQECNSELLIQYIEKRVRKAGALGRWNIAIVGNTIDSPDTPRAFEFAPDVAVGRVIRSGLTSGEQSSVDIKTLMSRRDAAVDLVGDVGSINERTIGDERRRQLPNTGLLVLYAIDKVSEPTHKRAERPERRYTLNLPEHAIGVGLVFPKPSTEDSQVEWEWNYVSADLSRVELEEEDLDALEGGS
- a CDS encoding TIGR02391 family protein, which encodes MKRSGRADAAAADQDLHLSFDPHTIEHLGSNMYSRLPNAVAELVANAYDADATRIVVRVIGTGIEQKIVVEDNGHGMSRADVRDKYLRIGRNRRGRGATGRSESGRRTVSGKKGLGKLALFGIGHRVVVTTSRVGTGERLIVTMDWDDLIGTHDGDYRPDSTTESGEVADHGTSVEVSRLTRGSEVSPSDLAESLSRLFQYSDSEVELVVVRRDGQELPVTRDLRLNSVTSEFRWRVPEDLEANREDSVAVGLTGAVVAAEKPLPTQMRGITVYTNGRLANEPEFFGASDSSYAYAYLTGYVSADSLDAITPDVVATDRRAVNWDHPDAASIRTQLKRMVEEIALHRRRLRDEKKKRNLEAETGVDSDTWVDTVKGPERRSLRELINIIESEDTDMSDESRGRAVKSLKGLAPPYADLVWRHLHPSIQQASARYFKNEDYHQALVEGCKAYVADLRVVADMRNESESSLFGKALGEGKPVQFAQSFRAGDPAISGESANNLENGQRDLAKAIWSAFRNPLSHEPLETIRELDVITHHDCLDALSLMSHLRRRLDGARPVGTE
- a CDS encoding DUF6339 family protein, with translation MNRLYPRLLSGQAKPLFQEYRQLSIDELAGRVRSSHESAVFTATGGDRVSEEDLKSVRSRVLEVAEKAGFPERAGQRGNAEFDRELAEVLHCQAGLTPAEAASGDVWAFLALMVLPDVAFWRYPSPPRDRVLGTDLTRHVFGRMWWRAQLVYTPDSPSPYSALEGLGEAAFDQIYARRKALGGSPYLVKAILRVWSEVDFSALRGRATERDVLRDFLKRLLRLAPFVLFEALDEEHLDTELRTALHESIIAMVDSAGERSRGIPGIDAIFPVRNGDTGTLSDVLAEQTAWLRRKMSFSGEIAPKEGSDAEESRD